CCGGACCGGGTCTCCTCGATCATCCTCGACAGCGGTGGCCACAACTTCAACACGTGGCGACGGGAGATCCCGCCGATGCTGATGTGGATGAGCGGCCGCATCCAGGCCTGACCCGAAGGCCCGACCCGCACGCGCCCGCCCCACCCGAAGCACCTGTGACCGGCCCGTCGAGGCCGGTCACACTGCTTTCCGGGCCCGCCGGGGCGGGTTGCGCGGGTTACGAGGGTTACGCGGGCTGCGGCTGCGCCCGGCGCAGTGCCCGGTGGACGCCCTCCGGGGTCAGTACGCCGACCAGCGCGCCGGAGTCCGGATCCGTGACCCCGATCCGGCCCGAGTCCTCCTGGAGCAGGGCCGCGAGGGCCTCGCGCAGCGACGCGCCCAGCTCCACCGACGCCGCGACGGGAGCGTCGTCCCCGGCCGTCGTCAGGTCGGCCTTCTCCACCGAGGTGACCGCGAGCCGCTTGAGCCCCCGGTCGGCGCCGACGAAGGAGGCCACGTAGTCGGTGGCCGGGGCCCCGAGCACCTCCGCCGGGCGGGCGAACTGCTCGATGGCGCCCTGCCCGTAGACCGCGATGCGGTCACCGAGCCGGATCGCCTCCTCCAGATCGTGCGTGACGAGCAGGATCGTCTTGCGTACCGTGCGCTGGAGCGCCAGGAACTCGTTCTGCAGGCGCTCGCGCACCACCGGGTCCACCGCGCCGAAGGGCTCGTCCATCAGCAGCACCGGCGGATCAGCGGCGAGTGCGCGGGCCACGCCCACGCGCTGGCGCTGCCCGCCCGACAGCTGGTCCGGGTACCGGCCCCCGTACACGGCCGGATCCAGACCCACCAGTTCGAGCAGCTCGGCCGCCCGCGCGCGGGCGGTGGCCTTCGGGGTGCCGAGCAGCAGGGGCACGGTCGCCGTGTTCTCCAGCACCGTCTTGTGGGGGAACAGCCCGACCTGCTGGATCACGTAGCCGATGCGGCGGCGCAACTCGACCGGATCCGCGGCGGCGATGTCCTCGCCGCCGAGCAGGATCCGGCCCGAGGTGGGCTCGATCAGCCGGTTGACCATCTTCATCGTGGTCGTCTTGCCGCAGCCGGAGGGGCCCACGAGCGTGACCAGCTCGCCCTCGGCGACCTCGAAGGACAGGTCCTCGACGGCCGTCGTCCCGTCGGGGTAGCGCTTGGTCACGTGCTCGAATCGGATCACCCCGCCATCCTTCCCTACCGGGCCCACCGGTTTGTGAAGGGCGTGTTGCCCATGTGCGAAGGATTCCGGCCATCGCCGGTGCCGGGGGTTATGGTCGGTCCCACGTACGTTCGGTGACGGGGGGTGAGGGGAATGGCCGGGCAGAACTGCCTGGTGGCGAACGACTGGATCTGCTGGGAGTACGTCTCCTCCCGCTCCCAGGAGCTCACCGACGCCACCCTCGAACACATCTGGATCACGGGCGCGTCGGTCCTCATCGGCCTGGCCGTGGCCCTGCCGCTCGCCCTGCTGGCCCGCCGCGGCCGCCGCTGGGCGGCGCCCGTGCTCGGCCTCACCACGCTGCTCTACACGGTCCCTTCGCTCGCCATGTTCTCCCTGCTGCTGCCGCTCTTCGGGCTGTCGGCGGCGCTGGTGGTGACCGGGCTCGTGCTGTACTCGCTGACCATCCTGGTCCGCAACGCGCTGGCCGGCCTGGAGGCCGTGCCCGAGGAGGTACGGGAGGCCGCGCGCGGCATGGGGTACGGCCCGGGCCGGCTCCTGTGGCAGGTGGAACTCCCGCTCGCGCTGCCCGCGTTGCTGGCCGGCGTGCGGATCGCGACGGTGTCCACGGTGGCTCTGACCACCGTCGGCTCCATCGTCGGCAAGGGCGGCCTCGGCAACCTCATCGCCCCGGCGGTGAACAGCTCCTTCAAGGCCCAGGTGCTCACCGCCTCCGTGCTGTGCGTGCTGCTCGCGCTCGTGGCCGACCTGCTGCTGCTCGGCGTGCAGCGGGTGCTCACGCCGTGGACCCGGGCCGGCCGCCGGACCGCGACCAAGGAGGCCTGACGTGGCGATGGGTGTGGCGGGGGAGGCCTGGGGCTGGTTGGCGGACGACGCCAACTGGGCGGGGGAGAGCGGCATCTGGCACCGGCTCGGCGAGCACGTCTACGTCAGCGGGACCGCCCTCGGACTCGCCTGTGCGGTGGCGCTGCCCGTCGGCCTGTACCTCGGCCACCTCGGCAAGGGCGGCGCCCTCGCGGTGAACGTGTCGAACATCGGGCGGGCCGTGCCCGTCTTCGCGGTGCTGGCCCTGTTCATGGTCTCCCCGCTGCGCAACGCGGGCTACCTGCCGACGATCGCCGCGCTCGTGCTCTTCGCCGTGCCGCCGCTGCTGACGAACGCGTACGTCGGCATGCGCGAGGTGGACCGCGCGGTGGTGGAGGCCGCCCGGGGCATGGGCATGTCCGGAGTCCAGCTCTTCTTCC
This genomic window from Streptomyces sp. NBC_01351 contains:
- a CDS encoding ABC transporter ATP-binding protein gives rise to the protein MIRFEHVTKRYPDGTTAVEDLSFEVAEGELVTLVGPSGCGKTTTMKMVNRLIEPTSGRILLGGEDIAAADPVELRRRIGYVIQQVGLFPHKTVLENTATVPLLLGTPKATARARAAELLELVGLDPAVYGGRYPDQLSGGQRQRVGVARALAADPPVLLMDEPFGAVDPVVRERLQNEFLALQRTVRKTILLVTHDLEEAIRLGDRIAVYGQGAIEQFARPAEVLGAPATDYVASFVGADRGLKRLAVTSVEKADLTTAGDDAPVAASVELGASLREALAALLQEDSGRIGVTDPDSGALVGVLTPEGVHRALRRAQPQPA
- a CDS encoding ABC transporter permease — translated: MAGQNCLVANDWICWEYVSSRSQELTDATLEHIWITGASVLIGLAVALPLALLARRGRRWAAPVLGLTTLLYTVPSLAMFSLLLPLFGLSAALVVTGLVLYSLTILVRNALAGLEAVPEEVREAARGMGYGPGRLLWQVELPLALPALLAGVRIATVSTVALTTVGSIVGKGGLGNLIAPAVNSSFKAQVLTASVLCVLLALVADLLLLGVQRVLTPWTRAGRRTATKEA
- a CDS encoding ABC transporter permease; this translates as MGVAGEAWGWLADDANWAGESGIWHRLGEHVYVSGTALGLACAVALPVGLYLGHLGKGGALAVNVSNIGRAVPVFAVLALFMVSPLRNAGYLPTIAALVLFAVPPLLTNAYVGMREVDRAVVEAARGMGMSGVQLFFRVELPLARGLVMTGLRSGAVQVVATATIAAMVGQGGLGRIITAGFNTYNTAQVVAGALLVAALALLVEGALVAAERLLPRTAPR